The proteins below are encoded in one region of Triticum aestivum cultivar Chinese Spring chromosome 1B, IWGSC CS RefSeq v2.1, whole genome shotgun sequence:
- the LOC123121997 gene encoding protein roadkill, whose protein sequence is MGNCRSSSRALLGKTHVVPDSEWGIQDLGKTHVPVFEWRIQDFSSLLKTGAKSTISGAFRCSGYNWFLQVIPMHKEAGAGTPYVALRLVPSQLSLVPGHTVHAVFELSIYNHTKGMYCGCKATYNFDFKNTYSKEHCLIPLQELQKSSAFLVDDSCVFAVEILKIDVSSPEKKAVVVQKKATIVQNLFVQNKGFVKGTYTWTMNNFLELDLKHFVRSPTFEVGGQNWYIGMYPRGDKYSTDCLSLYLYPDASDELQLESKKVAVMTLSILDQKNGKHFTRTSGLWVCGQGWGWPNFLGLKKLKDPSGGYVVGSSCVVKADLTIVGSSNDG, encoded by the exons ATGGGCAACTGCCGGAGTTCAT CTCGTGCACTCCTAGGGAAGACCCATGTTGTTCCGGATTCAGAATGGGGGATTCAGGACCTCGGAAAGACCCATGTTCCAGTTTTTGAATGGAGGATTCAGGACTTCTCGTCACTGCTTAAGACTGGAGCTAAGAGCACAATATCTGGTGCTTTTCGCTGCTCTGGGTATAACTG GTTCCTGCAAGTGATTCCAATGCATAAAGAAGCTGGTGCTGGAACTCCATATGTTGCTCTTCGTCTTGTGCCATCCCAATTGAGCTTGGTGCCAGGTCACACGGTTCACGCGGTGTTTGAGTTGTCAATATACAACCATACAAAAGGAATGTACTGTGGATGCAAAG CTACCTACAACTTTGATTTCAAGAATACCTACTCGAAGGAGCATTGCTTGATTCCTCTTCAGGAGCTACAGAAATCATCTGCTTTTCTAGTGGATGATAGCTGTGTCTTTGCTGTGGAGATATTGAAGATTGATGTCTCTTCTCCTGAAAAGAAGGCTGTTGTGGTTCAGAAGAAGGCTACCATAGTTCAGAACCTCTTTGTCCAGAATAAGGGATTCGTCAAAGGAACATACACTTGGACCATGAACAATTTCCTTGAATTGGATTTGAAGCACTTCGTCCGTTCTCCTACATTTGAAGTTGGCGGACAAAATTG GTACATCGGCATGTATCCGCGTGGTGACAAGTACAGCACCGATTGCCTCAGCTTGTACTTATACCCGGATGCCTCGGATGAGCTCCAACTCGAGTCCAAGAAGGTGGCTGTAATGACTCTGTCCATCCTGGACCAAAAGAATGGGAAACACTTCACTAGAACTTCAG GTCTCTGGGTATGTGGACAAGGATGGGGATGGCCTAACTTCCTTGGACTCAAGAAACTCAAGGATCCGTCGGGAGGCTATGTTGTAGGATCGAGCTGCGTTGTGAAGGCAGATCTCACTATCGTTGGTTCATCCAATGATGGCTAG